The following proteins are co-located in the Spinactinospora alkalitolerans genome:
- a CDS encoding VWA domain-containing protein, producing the protein MADLKLALLLNAVSPAVGGVLVRGEKGTAKSTVVRALAALLPDLAAVTGCRFACDPAAPDPECPDGPHPAEADGTAAARTRPARLVELPVGASEDRLVGSLDIERALTEGVKAFEPGLLAAAHRGVLYVDEVNLLHDHLVDLLLDAAAMGTSHVEREGVSVRHAARFLLVGTMNPEEGELRPQLLDRFGLTVEVAATRDPAERAEVVRRRLAFEADPEAFAAARAEEEAELARHIRRARERLPGVVLTDTALRQVTAVCAAFEVDGLRADLVTARAAMALAAWRDHAEVTADDVRDAARLALPHRRRRDPFDAPDLDEDRLREALDQAGDADPKGPEDDPDGPDDGGPGSGESPGDGGAPSGDAPGERPPGSGAAQEAAGDAADERTEDGSGPAPQDAAADPGETYRPRLLSVSGIGAGTPGRRSRAETPFGRTSGARTPGERAAALHLPATLRAAAPHQRARGRSGPGLVLRSGDLREAVREGREGNLVLFCVDASGSMAARTRMRAVKGAVLSLLLDAYQRRDKVGLVVFRGRGAEVALPPTSSVEAGARRLRELRTGGRTPLAAGLLRSADVLRVERMRDPRRRPLLVVVTDGRATHGGLDDALRAGARIRAQGVQSVVVDCESGPVRLGLAGRLAAETGGARVGLEELGADALTGLVRHTRRAA; encoded by the coding sequence ATGGCCGACCTCAAGCTCGCGCTGCTGCTCAACGCCGTCTCGCCCGCCGTCGGCGGCGTGCTGGTGCGCGGCGAGAAGGGCACCGCGAAGTCGACCGTCGTGCGCGCGCTGGCTGCGCTGCTGCCCGACCTGGCCGCCGTCACCGGATGCCGGTTCGCCTGCGACCCCGCGGCTCCCGATCCCGAGTGCCCGGACGGCCCGCATCCGGCGGAGGCGGACGGAACGGCCGCGGCGCGGACCCGCCCGGCCCGGCTCGTGGAGCTGCCGGTGGGCGCGAGCGAGGACCGGCTCGTCGGCTCCCTCGACATCGAGCGGGCCCTCACCGAAGGCGTGAAGGCGTTCGAACCGGGCCTGCTCGCCGCGGCGCACCGGGGCGTGCTCTACGTCGACGAGGTCAACCTGCTGCACGACCACCTCGTGGACTTGCTGCTCGACGCCGCGGCCATGGGCACCTCCCACGTCGAGCGCGAGGGTGTCTCGGTGCGGCACGCCGCCCGCTTCCTGCTGGTCGGGACGATGAACCCGGAGGAGGGCGAGCTGCGCCCGCAGCTGCTCGACCGGTTCGGCCTGACCGTCGAGGTCGCGGCGACCCGCGACCCCGCCGAGCGCGCCGAGGTGGTGCGCCGGCGCCTGGCCTTCGAAGCCGACCCCGAGGCGTTCGCCGCCGCCCGCGCCGAGGAGGAGGCCGAGCTCGCCCGGCACATCCGCCGGGCGCGCGAGCGGCTGCCCGGCGTCGTGCTCACCGACACCGCCCTGCGCCAGGTCACCGCCGTGTGCGCCGCCTTCGAGGTGGACGGGTTGCGCGCCGACCTGGTGACCGCCCGCGCCGCCATGGCGCTCGCGGCGTGGCGCGACCACGCCGAGGTCACCGCCGACGACGTGCGCGACGCCGCCCGCCTCGCGCTGCCGCACCGGCGCCGCCGCGACCCCTTCGACGCTCCTGACCTCGACGAGGACCGACTGCGGGAGGCGCTGGACCAGGCGGGTGATGCGGACCCAAAAGGCCCTGAGGACGACCCGGACGGCCCTGACGACGGCGGCCCCGGGTCGGGGGAGTCTCCCGGTGACGGCGGCGCGCCGTCCGGCGACGCGCCCGGCGAGCGGCCGCCCGGGTCCGGTGCCGCGCAGGAGGCGGCGGGCGACGCGGCGGACGAGCGGACCGAGGACGGGTCCGGCCCCGCGCCGCAGGACGCCGCGGCCGACCCCGGCGAGACCTACCGGCCCCGGCTGCTCAGCGTGTCCGGCATCGGTGCGGGCACGCCCGGGCGCCGCTCCAGGGCCGAGACCCCGTTCGGGCGCACCTCGGGGGCGCGGACGCCCGGAGAGCGCGCCGCGGCGCTGCACCTGCCGGCGACCCTGCGCGCCGCGGCCCCGCACCAGCGCGCCCGCGGCCGCAGCGGCCCCGGGCTGGTGCTCAGGTCCGGCGACCTGCGCGAGGCCGTCCGCGAGGGGCGCGAGGGCAACCTGGTGCTGTTCTGCGTGGACGCGAGCGGCTCCATGGCGGCCCGGACGCGCATGCGCGCGGTCAAGGGCGCGGTCCTGAGCCTGCTGCTCGACGCCTACCAGCGCCGCGACAAGGTCGGGCTGGTCGTCTTCCGGGGACGCGGCGCCGAGGTGGCGCTGCCGCCCACGTCATCGGTCGAGGCGGGGGCGCGGCGGCTGCGCGAGCTGCGCACCGGCGGGCGCACCCCGCTCGCCGCGGGGCTGCTGCGCTCGGCCGACGTGCTGCGGGTGGAACGGATGCGCGACCCGCGCCGCCGCCCGCTGCTCGTCGTCGTCACCGACGGCAGGGCCACCCACGGCGGCCTCGACGACGCGCTGCGCGCCGGCGCCCGGATCCGCGCCCAGGGCGTGCAGAGCGTGGTCGTGGACTGCGAATCGGGCCCGGTGCGCCTGGGCCTGGCCGGCCGGCTGGCCGCGGAGACGGGTGGCGCGCGGGTCGGCCTGGAGGAACTGGGCGCCGACGCGCTGACCGGCCTGGTGCGGCACACCCGCCGCGCGGCCTGA
- the cobO gene encoding cob(I)yrinic acid a,c-diamide adenosyltransferase yields the protein MPQGKPSHVPDDGLTTRQRRARPLLIVHTGVGKGKSTAAFGLATRAWAQGWEIGVFQFVKSAKWRIGEEKALRVLGESGEGGAVTWNKMGEGWSWIQRPGTEADHAADAAEGWAQIKRDLAVERYRLYVLDEFTYPMKWGWVDVEDVVRTLRDRPGTQHVIITGRDADPRLLDAADLVTDMTKVKHPMDAGQKGQRGIEW from the coding sequence ATGCCGCAGGGCAAACCCAGCCACGTCCCCGATGACGGGCTCACCACCCGCCAGCGCCGCGCCCGGCCGCTGCTGATCGTGCACACCGGCGTCGGCAAGGGCAAGTCCACCGCCGCGTTCGGCCTGGCCACGCGCGCCTGGGCGCAGGGCTGGGAGATCGGGGTGTTCCAGTTCGTGAAGTCGGCGAAGTGGCGGATCGGCGAGGAGAAGGCGCTGCGCGTGCTCGGCGAGTCCGGTGAGGGCGGCGCCGTCACCTGGAACAAGATGGGGGAGGGCTGGTCCTGGATCCAGCGCCCCGGCACCGAGGCCGACCATGCGGCCGACGCGGCCGAGGGCTGGGCCCAGATCAAGCGCGACCTGGCCGTCGAAAGGTACCGGCTCTACGTGCTGGACGAGTTCACCTACCCGATGAAGTGGGGCTGGGTCGACGTCGAGGACGTGGTGCGGACCCTGCGCGACCGCCCGGGCACCCAGCACGTCATCATCACCGGCCGCGACGCCGACCCGCGCCTTCTGGACGCGGCCGACCTGGTCACCGACATGACGAAGGTCAAGCACCCGATGGACGCCGGCCAGAAGGGCCAGCGCGGCATCGAGTGGTGA
- a CDS encoding cobyrinate a,c-diamide synthase gives MSQVPRVVVAAPASGSGKTTVATGLMAALAARGLRVSGHKAGPDYIDPGYHALATGRPPRNLDPVLCGEERVAPLFRHGAAGADIAVVEGVMGLFDGAPQPRHFRGPGDFASTAHVADLLAAPIILVVDAARTSRSVAALVHGFCTYEPRVRVGGVVLNRVGSDRHEELLRDALDGTGVPVLGAIRRSDAVAVPSRHLGLVPAAERRSAAHAAVASLGALVADSCDLDAIVALARDAAPLSAPPWDPAAEQAEDAGPVRGPVAVAGGQAFTFSYTEHAELLRAGGAEVVTVDPLRDERLPAGTAGLVIGGGFPEVHAAELSANEPLRRAVADLAARGAPIAAECAGLLYLARSLDGAPMCGVVPAEAHMSERLALGYRAAVAVRDSVLAPAGTRVNGHEFHRTAVAPAHGADPAWQWEASGPEGFAGAALNASYLHLHWAGAPHVASRFLAVARTRAGREA, from the coding sequence GTGTCGCAGGTGCCTCGGGTCGTCGTGGCGGCTCCGGCGTCGGGGAGCGGGAAGACGACCGTCGCGACGGGGCTCATGGCCGCCCTCGCGGCGCGCGGGCTGCGGGTCTCCGGGCACAAGGCGGGGCCCGACTACATCGACCCCGGCTACCACGCGCTGGCCACCGGGCGGCCGCCGCGCAACCTGGACCCGGTCCTGTGCGGCGAGGAGCGCGTCGCGCCGCTGTTCCGGCACGGGGCGGCCGGCGCCGACATCGCGGTGGTCGAAGGCGTCATGGGGCTGTTCGACGGGGCGCCGCAGCCGCGGCACTTCCGCGGCCCCGGCGACTTCGCCTCCACCGCGCACGTCGCCGACCTGCTCGCGGCGCCGATCATCCTGGTCGTGGACGCCGCCCGCACCAGCCGGTCCGTCGCGGCGCTGGTGCACGGCTTCTGCACCTATGAACCCCGGGTGCGCGTCGGCGGCGTCGTCCTCAACCGCGTCGGCTCCGACCGGCACGAGGAGCTGCTGCGCGACGCCCTGGACGGCACCGGCGTGCCGGTGCTGGGCGCGATCCGGCGCAGTGACGCCGTCGCCGTACCCTCGCGGCACCTCGGGCTGGTGCCCGCTGCCGAGCGCCGCTCCGCCGCGCACGCGGCCGTAGCGTCCCTCGGCGCACTGGTCGCCGACTCCTGCGACCTCGACGCCATCGTGGCGCTGGCCCGCGACGCGGCGCCGCTGTCCGCGCCGCCGTGGGACCCGGCCGCCGAACAGGCCGAGGACGCCGGGCCGGTGCGCGGCCCCGTCGCCGTCGCGGGCGGCCAGGCCTTCACCTTCTCCTACACCGAGCACGCCGAACTGCTGCGTGCGGGCGGGGCCGAGGTCGTCACCGTGGATCCCCTGCGCGACGAGCGGCTGCCCGCGGGAACCGCCGGGCTCGTCATCGGCGGCGGGTTCCCCGAGGTGCACGCCGCCGAGCTTTCGGCCAACGAGCCGCTGCGCCGGGCGGTCGCCGACCTGGCCGCGCGCGGCGCCCCGATCGCGGCCGAGTGCGCCGGACTGCTCTACCTCGCCCGCAGCCTCGACGGCGCCCCCATGTGCGGCGTCGTGCCGGCCGAGGCGCACATGAGCGAGCGCCTCGCGCTGGGCTACCGCGCGGCGGTGGCGGTGCGCGACTCGGTGCTCGCCCCGGCGGGGACCCGGGTGAACGGCCACGAGTTCCACCGCACCGCCGTCGCGCCCGCGCACGGCGCCGACCCCGCGTGGCAGTGGGAGGCGAGCGGCCCCGAGGGGTTCGCCGGCGCGGCGCTGAACGCCTCCTACCTCCACCTGCACTGGGCGGGGGCCCCGCACGTCGCGTCCCGCTTCCTCGCGGTCGCGCGGACCCGCGCCGGAAGGGAGGCCTGA
- a CDS encoding GNAT family N-acetyltransferase encodes MAENVLPMVVLETDRLTLRAFTEADIDGVHRSASDPLTRRWLPIPAPGRPYTRADAEQWCRVEAPRARADGDGQQWAALERWTGTFVGSFGLTRTLWAARNTEVGYWVAPWARGKGLAPEAVIAISRWALLDQGFERVELKAATGNTASRRVADKAGFSYEGVERNAMPLHEGRTDLAVYSLIPADLDRRRPDGEQRTNRKTG; translated from the coding sequence ATGGCCGAGAACGTCCTGCCCATGGTGGTCCTGGAGACCGACCGGCTGACCCTGCGCGCCTTCACCGAGGCCGACATCGACGGCGTCCACCGCAGCGCCTCCGACCCGCTCACCCGGCGGTGGCTGCCGATCCCCGCTCCCGGCCGGCCCTACACCCGCGCCGACGCCGAGCAGTGGTGCCGGGTGGAGGCGCCGCGGGCGCGGGCCGACGGGGACGGCCAGCAGTGGGCCGCGCTGGAGCGGTGGACGGGCACGTTCGTCGGCTCCTTCGGGCTGACCCGCACGCTGTGGGCGGCCCGCAACACCGAGGTGGGGTACTGGGTGGCCCCATGGGCGCGCGGCAAGGGCCTCGCCCCCGAGGCGGTCATCGCGATCAGCCGCTGGGCCCTGCTGGACCAGGGCTTCGAGCGCGTGGAGTTGAAGGCGGCGACGGGCAACACCGCCTCGCGCCGCGTCGCGGACAAGGCCGGTTTCAGCTACGAGGGCGTCGAGCGCAACGCCATGCCGCTGCACGAGGGGCGCACCGACCTCGCGGTCTACAGCCTGATCCCGGCGGACCTGGATCGGCGCCGACCGGATGGCGAACAGCGGACGAACAGGAAGACGGGATGA
- the cobI gene encoding precorrin-2 C(20)-methyltransferase, which produces MGVSRRLVGVGVGPGDPESVTVKAIRRMRAADVVLVPVMTPDEQGRAEATVRAHVDHGRIERVVFALNDRNGRSERRVRAWDEAARTVAGHFGRGAGTVAFATIGDPNVYSTFTYLAQTVRELVPGVETETVAGITAMQDLAARSATVLVEGTEPLTLLPATGGADGLRRALGRDGSVVVYKFGRVAPQVTEALRETGRLDGAVYGSRLGLDGEEIAPVADLGGAALPYLSTLIAPARRTERGGKL; this is translated from the coding sequence ATGGGTGTGAGCAGACGGCTCGTCGGGGTCGGTGTGGGACCGGGCGATCCGGAGTCGGTCACGGTCAAGGCCATCCGGCGGATGCGTGCGGCCGACGTCGTGCTGGTTCCGGTCATGACGCCGGACGAGCAGGGGCGGGCCGAGGCCACCGTCCGCGCCCACGTCGACCACGGGCGGATCGAGCGCGTCGTCTTCGCGCTGAACGACCGCAACGGGCGCAGCGAGCGGCGCGTGCGGGCGTGGGACGAGGCCGCGCGGACCGTCGCCGGCCACTTCGGGCGCGGCGCGGGCACCGTGGCCTTCGCCACGATCGGCGACCCCAACGTCTACTCCACCTTCACCTACCTGGCGCAGACCGTGCGGGAGCTGGTGCCCGGAGTCGAAACCGAGACGGTCGCCGGGATCACCGCCATGCAGGACCTCGCGGCCCGATCCGCGACCGTGCTGGTCGAGGGCACCGAGCCGCTGACGCTGCTTCCGGCGACCGGGGGCGCGGACGGCCTGCGCCGGGCCCTCGGCCGCGACGGCAGCGTCGTCGTCTACAAGTTCGGCCGCGTCGCTCCCCAGGTCACCGAGGCGCTGCGCGAGACCGGTCGGCTGGACGGCGCCGTCTACGGCTCCCGCCTGGGGCTGGACGGCGAGGAGATCGCCCCGGTCGCCGACCTGGGCGGTGCGGCGCTGCCGTACCTGTCGACGCTGATCGCGCCGGCGCGGCGCACCGAGCGAGGAGGGAAGCTGTGA
- the cobM gene encoding precorrin-4 C(11)-methyltransferase: MREAVNGGGAREGRSGESGKNGKVVFVGAGPGAADLLTIRAARAIEAADVVIWAASLVHPDVLEHARADAEIVDSAKLPMEGVLPYYQRAARDGLTVVRVHSGDPALWGAVQEQVDRCAELGAATEIVPGVSSFSAVAALVQRELTVPEVAQSVILTRLGGGKTPMPEGEEVRAFARHGTTMALFLSAARSGPLQQELLEGGYPPETPCVVAYQATWPDELLVRCTLGELEATVKEHRLWKHTLVLVGPALSAGGTRSHLYHPGHFHGHRRAEPGARQELRRARRA, encoded by the coding sequence GTGAGGGAAGCTGTGAACGGAGGAGGAGCCCGTGAGGGCCGGAGCGGCGAGAGCGGCAAGAACGGCAAGGTCGTCTTCGTCGGGGCCGGACCGGGAGCGGCCGACCTGCTCACCATCCGCGCCGCCCGCGCCATCGAAGCGGCCGACGTCGTCATCTGGGCGGCCAGCCTGGTCCACCCCGACGTGCTGGAGCACGCGCGCGCCGACGCCGAGATCGTCGACTCGGCGAAGCTGCCCATGGAGGGCGTCCTGCCCTACTACCAGCGGGCGGCCCGCGACGGCCTGACCGTGGTGCGCGTCCACTCCGGCGATCCGGCCCTGTGGGGCGCGGTGCAGGAGCAGGTGGACCGCTGCGCCGAACTGGGCGCGGCCACCGAGATCGTCCCCGGCGTGTCCAGTTTCAGCGCGGTGGCGGCCCTGGTCCAACGCGAACTGACGGTCCCCGAGGTGGCGCAGTCGGTCATCCTCACCCGCCTGGGCGGCGGCAAGACCCCGATGCCCGAGGGCGAGGAGGTGCGCGCGTTCGCCCGGCACGGCACCACCATGGCGCTGTTCCTCTCCGCCGCGCGCTCCGGCCCGCTGCAGCAGGAGCTGCTGGAGGGCGGCTACCCGCCCGAGACGCCCTGTGTGGTCGCCTACCAGGCCACCTGGCCCGACGAGCTGCTGGTGCGCTGCACGCTCGGCGAGCTGGAGGCCACCGTCAAGGAGCACCGGCTCTGGAAGCACACGCTGGTGCTGGTGGGCCCCGCGCTGTCGGCCGGCGGCACGCGCTCGCACCTGTACCATCCGGGGCACTTCCACGGCCACCGGCGCGCCGAACCCGGGGCGCGCCAAGAGCTGCGGCGGGCGCGGCGGGCATGA